The Euphorbia lathyris chromosome 2, ddEupLath1.1, whole genome shotgun sequence genome includes a window with the following:
- the LOC136217643 gene encoding uncharacterized protein isoform X2, which produces MACSVCSARSIIFLFLLSAIPFAYIISLELASPPTHVFHYHSSGFFRDCAMWDDLNRRFIVGFFDNGLGEIRVPDDHSSDTVLEEVTLVKDLDLAGNASLGIAFDRPRNRLLVAVADVHGNKYSGLAAYDLSTWKRQFLTQLNGPSNGKAFADDVAVDPEGNAYITDVVGSQIWKVGKDGDLLTTIKSPLFIQKQWFKNLLGLNGIVYHPDGFLLVVHTLSGKLFKIDLSNKDEEAVKLIKVNGGSLILGDGLLLLSPSKLVVAGIPSGRLVESSDGWESGSVVGKFKGSGHRLASAATVKDGKVYLNHVFGMGYPKKKHAIVEAVFST; this is translated from the exons ATGGCTTGCTCTGTTTGCTCCGCCAGATCTatcatcttcctcttcctcctctccGCCATCCCCTTCGCCTATATCATCTCCCTCGAGCTAGCTTCTCCTCCTACACACGTTTTCCACTACCACAGCTCCGGTTTCTTCCGCGACTGCGCAATGTGGGACGATCTCAATCGCCGATTCATTGTCGGCTTCTTCGATAATGGCCTGGGCGAAATTCGTGTGCCTGACGATCACTCCTCCGATACTGTTTTAGAGGAAGTTACTTTGGTCAAGGACCTTGACTTGGCCGGTAATGCTTCTCTTGGCATCGCCTTTGACCGCCCGAGGAATCGTCTGCTTGTGGCCGTCGCCGATGTCCATGGAAATAAATACAGCGGTCTGGCGGCTTATGATTTGTCGACGTGGAAACGTCAGTTCCTTACCCAGCTCAATGGCCCAA GTAATGGAAAGGCATTCGCAGATGATGTAGCAGTGGATCCAGAAGGTAATGCATACATAACCGACGTCGTAGGCAGTCAAATTTGGAAGGTTGGAAAAGATGGAGACTTATTAACCACAATCAAAAGCCCACTCTTCATTCAAAAACAATGGTTCAAAAACCTACTCGGACTAAACGGCATCGTTTACCACCCTGACGGGTTCTTATTAGTAGTCCATACATTATCCGGCAAATTATTCAAAATTGATCTGAGTAACAAGGATGAAGAAGCAGTGAAATTGATCAAAGTTAATGGAGGTTCTCTTATACTCGGCGACGGTCTATTACTACTGTCGCCGAGTAAACTAGTGGTTGCCGGAATTCCATCGGGGAGACTAGTAGAGAGCTCAGACGGGTGGGAAAGTGGTTCAGTTGTGGGGAAGTTTAAAGGTTCAGGTCATCGGCTAGCCTCGGCAGCAACAGTGAAAGATGGTAAGGTTTATCTTAATCACGTGTTTGGTATGGGATATCCTAAGAAGAAGCATGCTATTGTTGAGGCTGTGTTTTCTACTTGA
- the LOC136217643 gene encoding uncharacterized protein isoform X1 has protein sequence MCCSFIGSSTSIIFIFLLSAIPVAYIISLELASHPTHVLHYHSSSFFRESAKWDDLNRRFIVSFCDNGLAEIRVPDDHSSGSVLEEVVLVKDIDLAGNASLGIAFDRPRNRLLVAIADVFGNRYSALAAYDLSTWKRQFLTQLSGPSNGKAFADDVAVDPEGNAYITDVVGSQIWKVGKDGDLLTTIKSPLFIQKQWFKNLLGLNGIVYHPDGFLLVVHTLSGKLFKIDLSNKDEEAVKLIKVNGGSLILGDGLLLLSPSKLVVAGIPSGRLVESSDGWESGSVVGKFKGSGHRLASAATVKDGKVYLNHVFGMGYPKKKHAIVEAVFST, from the exons ATGTGTTGCTCTTTTATTGGGTCCTCCACATCTatcatcttcatcttcctcctctctGCCATCCCCGTCGCCTATATAATCTCCCTCGAGCTAGCTTCTCATCCTACCCACGTTTTACACTACCACAGCTCCAGTTTCTTCCGCGAGTCCGCCAAGTGGGACGATCTCAATCGCCGATTCATTGTCTCCTTCTGCGATAATGGCCTCGCCGAAATTCGCGTGCCCGACGATCACTCCTCTGGTAGTGTCTTAGAGGAAGTTGTTTTGGTCAAGGACATTGACTTGGCCGGTAACGCTTCTCTTGGCATCGCCTTTGACCGGCCCAGGAATCGGCTGCTTGTGGCCATCGCCGATGTCTTTGGAAATAGGTACAGCGCCTTGGCGGCTTATGATTTGTCCACGTGGAAGCGTCAGTTTCTCACCCAGCTCAGTGGCCCAA GTAATGGAAAGGCATTCGCAGATGATGTAGCAGTGGATCCAGAAGGTAATGCATACATAACCGACGTCGTAGGCAGTCAAATTTGGAAGGTTGGAAAAGATGGAGACTTATTAACCACAATCAAAAGCCCACTCTTCATTCAAAAACAATGGTTCAAAAACCTACTCGGACTAAACGGCATCGTTTACCACCCTGACGGGTTCTTATTAGTAGTCCATACATTATCCGGCAAATTATTCAAAATTGATCTGAGTAACAAGGATGAAGAAGCAGTGAAATTGATCAAAGTTAATGGAGGTTCTCTTATACTCGGCGACGGTCTATTACTACTGTCGCCGAGTAAACTAGTGGTTGCCGGAATTCCATCGGGGAGACTAGTAGAGAGCTCAGACGGGTGGGAAAGTGGTTCAGTTGTGGGGAAGTTTAAAGGTTCAGGTCATCGGCTAGCCTCGGCAGCAACAGTGAAAGATGGTAAGGTTTATCTTAATCACGTGTTTGGTATGGGATATCCTAAGAAGAAGCATGCTATTGTTGAGGCTGTGTTTTCTACTTGA